ACCGCGGCGTGCCGGTGCTGGTGATCGATGACAACAAGGAACACGTCGAGCAGGCGCACGCCAAGGGCCTGGCAGCGATCCGCGGCAGCGCGGCTGCCGACCGGGTGCTGGCCGAGGCCCATCCGGAGCGGGCGAAGATCGCAGTACTGGCCATTCCGCAGCCGCTGGAAGCCGGTGAGGCGCTGGCCAAGCTGCGCGCGATCAACCCGGACCTGACCCTGCTGGCGCGCGCGCACAGCGATGCGGAAGTGAAGCACCTGCTGGAGCACGGTGCCGATGGCACGGTGATGGCCGAGCGCGAGCTGGCCTATTCGCTGGCGGAGATGATCATGTCCACCCCGCCCTACCGGAACCTGGGACAGCACAGCATCCCGGTGGTGTGAGGGGTATGCGCGGGGTCGGATCCCGTTGCTGCGCAACGGGCTCTGACCTGGCTCTGCTTTGGTAGGTGTCGACCTTGGTCGACACGGTGCGTGAGGTCAGAGCCGTTTTGCCCGCAGAACGGATCCGCCCCCTTATCGGCAGATCCACGCCATGCGTGGATGCTCTCAGTTTGGATTTGCGGCGTGCTCTGCCTGGAGGCCTTGCGAGGTCGCGCTGGCCTGGTCGTAGATTTCAAACAAGGCGGTGCGGTTGTGCCAGGAGGCAAACAGCAAGGCGAGGACAGCTGCGACTGCCAGGGTCGATTTCTTCACCCGATTCACGTCCTGATTGTGAAACTCCGTCGTAACGGCATTGGGACTGAATGTGGCCGCCGGGTCAACCGGGCGTCCCCGACCTCCTGGGGGTCAGAGCCGTTTTGCCCGCAAAACGGATCCGACCCCGACTCGGTGGATCCACACAAAAAAATCCCCGGCGGGCCCGCACCCGTCGGGGATCTGTACTGCTGGGATTGCCAGTCTTGCCACGCCTTGGAGAGGCAGTTCCACCGTAACGCATCCTGGCCCGGGTGGTGATCGCCGCTGGCGATGACGACCAAAGCGGTGGCTATCAGGCGGCCGCCAACGCCTGTTCCAGGTCGGCGCGCAGGTCACCGATGTGTTCGATGCCGATCGACAGGCGCACGGTGTCCTCGCTGACCCCGGCACGGGCCAGTTCGTCGGCATTCAACTGGCGGTGCGTGGTCGAGGCCGGATGGGTGGCCAGCGACTTCGCGTCGCCCAGGTTGACCAGCCGGGTGAACAGCTTCAGCGCGTCCAGGAAGCGCGCGCCTGCCTCACGGCCACCAGGCAGGCCGAACGTCAGCACGCCCGAGCCGTGCCCGCCCAGGTAGCGCTGCGCGGCGGCATGTTCAGGGTCGTCGGCCAGGCCGGCATAGCGTACCCACGCCACCTTCGCATGTGCCTGCAGGTACTGCGCCACGGCCAGGGCATTGGCGTTGATGCGCTCCATGCGCAGGGCCAGGGTCTCGATGCCCTGCAGGATCAGGAACGCGTTGAATGGCGACAGGGCGGCACCGGTATTGCGCAGTGGTACCACCCGCGCGCGGCCGATGTACGCCGCTGGGCCAAGGGCCTCGGTGTAGACCACGCCGTGGTAGCTGGGGTCCGGCTCATTCAGGCGGGCAAAGCGCGTGCGCTGCGCGGCCCAGTCGAAGCGCCCCGAATCGATGATGGCCCCGCCCAGGCTGGTGCCATGGCCACCGAGATACTTGGTCAGCGAATGCACCACGATATCGGCGCCATGCTCTAACGGGCGCAGCAGGAACGGCGTGGCCACGGTGTTGTCGACAATCAGCGGCACGCCCGCAGCGTGGGCCACCTCGGCAATCGCAGCGATGTCGGTGACGTTGCCGCGCGGGTTGCCGATGGATTCAACGAACACCGCCTTGGTGCGCGCGTCGATGAGCGCGGCGAACGCGGCAGGGTCCGCCGGATCGGCAAAGCGCGCCGTGATGCCGTACTGCGGCAGGGTATGCGCCAGCAGGTTGAGGCTGCCGCCGTACAACGCGCTGGCTGCCACGATGTTGTCGCCGGCCTCTGCAATCGTCTGGATGGCATAGGTGATGGCCGCCTGCCCCGATGCCAGCGCCAGCGCACCAATGCCACCTTCCAGCGCAGCCAGGCGCTGTTCCAGCACATCGGTCGTGGGGTTCATGATGCGGGTGTAGATGTTGCCCGGCAC
Above is a genomic segment from Stenotrophomonas sp. ESTM1D_MKCIP4_1 containing:
- a CDS encoding aminotransferase class V-fold PLP-dependent enzyme, translating into MSDPQWQLETLAVHGGYRPDPTTRAVAVPIYQTVAYAFDDTQHGADLFDLKVPGNIYTRIMNPTTDVLEQRLAALEGGIGALALASGQAAITYAIQTIAEAGDNIVAASALYGGSLNLLAHTLPQYGITARFADPADPAAFAALIDARTKAVFVESIGNPRGNVTDIAAIAEVAHAAGVPLIVDNTVATPFLLRPLEHGADIVVHSLTKYLGGHGTSLGGAIIDSGRFDWAAQRTRFARLNEPDPSYHGVVYTEALGPAAYIGRARVVPLRNTGAALSPFNAFLILQGIETLALRMERINANALAVAQYLQAHAKVAWVRYAGLADDPEHAAAQRYLGGHGSGVLTFGLPGGREAGARFLDALKLFTRLVNLGDAKSLATHPASTTHRQLNADELARAGVSEDTVRLSIGIEHIGDLRADLEQALAAA